CGCCAGGCAAAATTTTCGGCAGCCAGGGGGAACGATATCTGCGCGTATCGCTTTGTATATCAGCGGCCCAGTTAGAAGAAGTCATTAAACGAATCAAAAATCATATCTTACAAACCGTTAGCCATGAGCTCAAATAATTCAAACCTAAACATTACCTCAGACTCGAAAATCCTGTACGGCGGCCCGCTTCCGACACTAATTTCGGGCCCCTGCAGCGCCGAGAGCGAAGAACAGATGCTTCAGACAGCCCGCGGGCTGATAAAGGACCACCGCGTGCATATTTTCAGAGCTGGTATCTGGAAGCCACGCACCCGTCCGGGCCTGTTCGAGGGAGTAGGTAAAGTTGGATTAGAGTGGCTGCGCACCGTGAAGCAGGAAACAGGTTTGCCAACAGCCGTTGAGGTGGCGAACGCGCAGCATGTGGAAGAGGCGCTGGAGTATGGCGTGGACATCCTGTGGGTGGGCGCGCGCACCACGGTAAACCCGTTCTCGGTGCAGGAAGTGGCCGATGCCCTGCAGGGCGTGGACATCCCGGTGCTAGTGAAAAACCCGGTGAACCCCGACATTCAGCTGTGGCTGGGTGCCCTAGAGCGCCTGAACCGCGCCGGTATCACCGATCTGGGTCTGATTCACAGAGGCTTCTCTACCCCGAACAACAAGCCGTACCGCAACCATCCGAAGTGGGAAACCATCCAGCAGATTCGTGCGCTGGCTCCTGGCATCCCGCTGTTCTGCGACCCGAGCCACATTGCGGGCCGCCGCGACCTGCTAGACACTGTGAGCCAGCAGGCCCTGCACCTGGGCGTAGACGGGCTGATGATCGAATCACATATAAACCCGGATGTAGCCCTGAGCGACGCTTCGCAGCAGGTGACGCCGGAAGGCCTGACCTCCCTGCTGAACGGCCTTGACCTGGACCATGAGCACGTGGCGGGCCCTGGCCAGTTGCAGGATCTGCGTAACCTCATCGACCGCCTGGACCACGACCTGATCAACCTGCTGTTCCTCCGTTCTGATGTGTCCAAGCGCATCGGGGAGTATAAGCGCGCTAACGCACTCGATATTTTTCAGGCAGGCCGCTGGAAGGAGATCGTGGTAGACAGAATCAAACTGGCTAACGAGATTGGTGTGGACGAGGGCTTTATCAGAGCTATTTTTGACGCCATCCACCAGCACTCCATCGGGGTACAGAACGAGGTGATGAATGCCGCCCCGGCACCAAAGAACTCCGAGGAAAGCTCGGTGGAGAAGTAACGGCAGTTGCCGCACTATATAGATACAAGTAGCAAGACGCAGGATTTGCCGGCTTGTGAATGACGGATAAAAGAGAGGGTTGGCGCTGATTTGGCGCCAACCCTCTCTTTTTAAAGTGCTGTGGCATAGAATCTTTGTGTTTAGCTGGGTCCGGAAGGGCACGATGTTTATCTTTGCGCTGTTGCATAGCAGCATCAACCTAAAGAAATTTTTGCACATGAAAACCCCGATCTCCCGCCTCCGCACCGTGGGCATATATGAAGGAATCTCTTACCTGCTCTTGCTGGGCATCGCCATGCCCATAAAGTATATGCTGGGCATACCGGAAGTGGTGAAATACGTAGGCTGGGCGCACGGCGTGCTGTTCGTTTTATATATGATGGCGCTGCTGCAGGTAACGCTCGTTCACCGCTGGTCAATCCTGAAGGTGGCCGCTGGCGTGCTCGCCTCGCTCCTGCCTTTCGGCCCCTTTATCCTGGACAGGAAGCTGCTGCACGACGAGGAAGAAAAAGCCGCGCACCGGCAGAAGCAAGCAGCCTGAGTTTATATATGATTCCAGGAGCGCATCCGCCGTTTATATATGGTTCCATATATAAACGGCGGATGCGCTATATATAGCCACTACTCCCCCTGTGCTTCCAATCCGGCTTTGCGCGCGGAGGCCTGGGCGATGACGCTGCTGGCCAGGAGTTGCAGCGCATGGTAAATCATAATGGGGAGCAGGATAATGCCGACAATGTTGGCGTCCGGAAAGAGCACTTTGGACATGACGGTACCGTGCACCAGCGATTTTTTGGAGCCGCAGAAGATGGCCGTGATGCGGTCCCCGCGGTTGAAGCCCAGCAGGCGGCTGATGCCGCTCGTGATGCCGAAAACCAGGAAGAACAGCCCAATCATGGCGACGCCCAAGGTGCCCAAATCAAGCAGGCTATAGCCGCTGAACATGTGGCGGGCAAAGGACTCGCAGAAGGAGGTGAACACGATGAGCAGGATGATGACCTGATCGAAAATACGGAGCTTCTTCTTGTTGCGCTCGGCGAAGCCTCCCCAGTAGCGGTGCAGCACAATGCCCAGCACCACCGGCAACAGCACCTGCAGCACCAGTTTGCCCATCACGCCGCCCAGGTCAAACTCCCCGGAGCTGCTGGTCAGGAAGAGGCCCATCCAGAGGGGCGTGATGAAAATACCGAGCAGGCTGGAGATGCTGGCGTTGAAAATGGCCGCCGGAATATTGCCTCCCGCTATCGACACCATCACCACCGAAGACGACACCGTGGACGGCAGGGCAGCCAGGTAAAACGTTCCCAGCCAAAGCAGTTCCTGCTCGCCCCCCTCAAAAAAAGTGTGCAATGGCAGGATGAGCAGCGGGAACAGCACAAACGTGCTCAGCTGCACCACCAGGTGCAGCCGCCAGCTGCTCAGGCCAGTCTTCAGCTTCTCCGGGCTCAGGCGCAAGCCGTAAAAGAAGAAAATCGCCGACACGCCATAGTTCGCCACATCGCCCAGCGACAGCGGCTCCCGGTCCACGCCCACCTCCGGGAACAGCCAGGCCAGCACAATCATGCCGATCAGGGCCAGCAGAAACCAGTCCAGCCCTATACGGGATGCCAGTGCGCCTGCCCGCGGGATAAGGCCGGGAAGGCCTGCTGCTTCCTGTTTTTCTTTTTTCATGCGGCAAGTAAGCGAAGCACGTGTTCTAAGTCAAAAGAATGAGGTTATATATGAATTGGCCTTCCATTTGGTTTAGGTCAGCATCAGTTCTAGGACTATGCTACTTTCAGTCCGGCTATACTAAAAGCACAACGGCCCCGCACATAAATGCAGGGCCGTTTTATATAGCCGCCTTAGCTTTAAAAATCCAGCAGGTCTATCGTTTCCAGCTCAAACTGCGTGGTGTCCTCTTCCACCACTGTGGAGTCCTGGGCGGTTACGATCAGGTCGCGGGCGCGGCCGTAGAGTTGCACATCCGGTGTCAGGTTCTCGTACTCCTCCTGCGAAATCAGGCCACGTCGCCGCATGATGCCGCCAATCAGCCGGTAGTAGCCGCTTTTGTAGCTGCGCAGGTTGCCGTAGCTGTCGAAGGAGGAGCGGTAGCGCTTGGGGCTCGGGATGATGCTCGTCAGGAAGATGGCCTCGGCCAGGTTCAGTTCGGAGGGCTGCTTGCCGAAATAAAACCGGGAGGCGTCTTTCGCGCCATATACGTTCGGGCCCCACTCGATGATGTTGAGGTACACCTCAAACAGGCGGTTTTTGGAGACAAGGTTCTCGTTCTCGATCAGCCACACGATAATGGCCTCCTCCACTTTACGGGCCACCGTCTTTTTCCGCGACAGGAACACGTTCTTCACCAGCTGCATGGAGATGGTGCTGCCGCCCCGGGCAAACTCCCCCTCCTCTATGTTCTTGATGATCGCCTGCCGGAACGCCTCCTCATGAAAACCGTTGTGGCTGTAGAAGCCCGCGTCCTCGGCGCTCAGGATGGCGTTGCGCAGGTAAGGCGATATCTGGCTTATCGGGCTGTAGAAGGGGTTGGACGGGCCCACCGTGAAGGTGCGCACCGGCTTGCCGTATTCGTACACCGTATGCACAAAAGAGCCGTTGATCTTCTCGATGTTGGTGTTCCCCCATTCCAGTATCTCAAAGTCTTTCGAGGCGTCCAGGTCAGAGTTGAAGACCAACTGGTTCAGGCTGTCCGTGTTCACGTGGAACCTCATGTCATACTGCAGCCAGCCTTTCGCCTTGATGCCTTCCAGGTTCTCGAACAGGCCCGTCGGCAGCGACCCGAAGAAGTCGTTGGCGGGCACTTTTTCCGTCTTCACCATCAGGTCCACAATTTTGGTGGTGTCCACCTCCTGGTAGGCGGCATAGATGTTGGCCTCTGCCTTGTTCACGCGCACCTCCGTCAGGCTGTCAATCACGTACAGGTCCGGCCCCAGCGTCACGACGTAGTCTACGGCGCTCTCGCGCACGTTTATATCCTCCTCGCCCGACAGTTTCGGGTGGTTCAGGGTCAGGTTGTTCACCATGGCGCTGCCGCGCATCGTCAGCTTCTCTTTTTTGAACTGCTTGCTGTTCAGGCTAAAGCGCACGGTGTCGAAGGTGACTCCCGCGTCCAGCTTCTTTTTTATATAGGGTATGCGCACGCCCATATCATCGTAGGCATACAGCTTGCCTGCGATGCGGTATTTCTTCGGGTCGATAGTGCCGAACACGCGCAGGTTGTTCACCAGCGAGTCTGTCTGCACGGCAAGTTGCGAGGCTATCTTGCCGTCGTGCATGCGCAGGAAGGGCACTTCCACGTTAATGGTGCGGCTGGTGGAGACATAGGAGGCGTTGAGGTTACTGAAGTCCACCTGGTCCGGCACGTTCTGAAACGCCGTCTCGATTACCCGGTTCAGCAAGGCGCCGTAGTTGCGCCCCTTCGAAATTGTGTCGGCTGGCTGCGCGGGCTGGCTTTTCTTAAACAGGAATTCAAAGTTCGTCTCGTCGCCGTTCTTCACCGCCGTCAGGTAGGTGTTGTCGACCTGGAGTTTCCTGAACACGATGCGGCCCGCGAAGATAGAGCGGACGCTGACGGCGGCGTACACGCTGTCGGTCCTGAAAAGGGTGTCCTGCCCGTGCGGCACCAGCGAGATGTCTGACAGTATCACGGAGTTCCAGTCATCAAAGGCGGCGTTGCCGACGGTGAAGTCGGCGGGGTACCTGCTTTCCACCTTTTCCTCCACGCGCGCGATGGTATAGTCCAGCACACTGCTCCTGAAAGCGAAAAGCAGTACAATAAGTAGCAAAAAGAAGGCGATAACGCCGCCAAATATAGCTAACAGCCTGTTTCTTAAACGTCGGTCCAAAATTTTATGATGCGAATTAATAGTTGTTTCTCTCAGCTTGGGCAGCACCCGATAAAGGCCTTTCCAGGCACAGTGTGGGCTTAAAGCGCGGCTGCCACACCTCACGTTCTACGGAAGCATGCGGCTTAAGATATATAATACAAGCCCGACTGTACAAGCATAGTGCCAAAGCTACGCTTTCCCAACCATATAATCCTATATATAGCAGTCGGTTAACGGTCGTGTCCGGGCCTCAGCAACCCGCCGGGCACGCGAAATCAGCGGGCGGGCTTTTGGCATCCTGCGGCAAACCTGTGTATATTTGGACAAAGAACGACTGCCCCTATGAACCTGACCCCGCTTACTGCTATATCGCCGGTGGATGGCCGCTACCGCCGCCACACCTCCGAACTTGCCGGCTACTTCTCCGAATTCGGCCTTATCCGCTACCGGGTGCTGGTGGAGGTGGAGTACTTTATTGCCCTCTGCGAGCTGCCCCTGCCGCAATTGGCGCAGGTAGATGCCAGCCTGTTCCCGCAGTTGCGCCATATATATGAGCAGTTCTCCGAAGTGGACGCCCTCATCATCAAAGAAACGGAGAAAGTGACGAACCACGACGTGAAGGCCGTGGAGTATTTTCTCAAGGACAGGTTCGACGCGCTGGGGCTGAGCGACTACAAGGAGTTTATCCACTTCGGGCTCACCTCGCAGGACGTGAACAACACCGCAATCCCGCTCTCGCTGCTGGAGGCCGACACACGGGTGCTGCGACCGGCTTACCAGCACCTGCACCGGATGCTGACCGGCCTGGCCCGGGAGTGGAAGGACATTCCGATGCTGGCCCACACGCACGGGCAGCCGGCCTCCCCCACCCGCCTGGGCAAAGAGTTTATGGTGTTTGCTGAGCGCCTGGAGGCACAGCTGGGCCAGCTGCGCCAAGTGCCTTTCTCGGCGAAGTTCGGCGGCGCGACGGGCAATTTCAATGCCCACCACGTGGCGTACCCGGAAGTTAACTGGCCGGAGTTCGGCAACCGCTTTGTGCAGGAGGTGCTGGGCCTGCGCCGCAGCCAGTACACCACCCAGATAGAGCACTACGACAACCTGGCAGCCTATTTCGACGGGCTGAAGCGGCTGAACACCATCCTGCTGGACTTTTCGCGCGATGTGTGGCAGTATATCTCCATGGGCTACTTCAAGCAGAAAATCAAAGAGGGAGAGGTAGGCTCCTCGGCCATGCCGCACAAGGTAAACCCCATCGATTTTGAGAATGCCGAAGGAAACCTGGGCATCGCCAACGCCGTGCTGGAGCACTTGGCCGCCAAGCTGCCCATATCCCGCCTGCAGCGCGACCTGACTGACTCTACGGTGCTGCGCAGCGTGGGCGTGCCGCTGGCGCATATACTGGTCGCCCTCAAATCGCTGGAGCGCGGTATTGGAAAGCTGGAGCTGAATGAGACGGCCCTGCAGGCGCACCTGGAGGCCAACTGGGCCGTGGTGGCCGAGGGCATCCAGACGGTGCTGCGCCGTGAAGGCTACCCGCAGCCCTACGAGGCCCTGAAGGCGCTGACCCGCAACAACGAGAAGATGACTGAGCAGAGCATTCAACGGTTTATTGACACCCTGCAGGTGCGCGATGAGGTGAAGGCCGAGCTCAAACAAATATCCCCGTTCAATTACACGGGCGTAGACCTGCTTTAGGCGCAGCCATATATAACAGTTAGATATAAATCGCAACAGAGAAGCCCCGGCAGATATCCTGCCGGGGCTTCTCTGTTGTTTGCACTAGACCCGGTGCCTGCACTGCGTCTCCCATCAGGGCATTTTCTGTTTCTGCTATCCGTATAATTTCGGAGCCCGCCGCTCGTTTTATATATAAAAACAAGATTCTTTATATATAAATCATAATTATACGTATACAAACCTACGTTCATATACGTATAACCCTGACGAGTTTTATGGAAAATAATTTATGAGCCCGGATGACACGAAAGAGAAAGAGAGGCTGAGAGCCTTGGAAGCTTATGAAATTCTTGACACACCCGCCGAAAAAGATTTTGACGATCTGACGGCGCTGGCGTCCCACATCTGCAACACCCCCATTTCTTTTATCAGCCTGCTTGCCAGCGACAGGCAGTGGCTGAAGTCTAAAGTAGGACTTGACATAAACGAAACACCCCGATCCATCTCCTTTTGCCAGCATTTGCTGCTACAGGAAGACACGCTGGAGGTGAAAGACACGCTGGAGGACGAACGCTTCCGGAACAGCGTGTTTGTAACGGGCGGGCCGCACATCAGGTTTTACGCCGGCACCTCCCTCGTAAGCTCCGACGGCCACAAGGTGGGCACCCTCTGTGTGATGGATGTTGTGCCGAAGCAACTAACAGAAGAGCAGAAGGGAGCCCTGCTCGTGCTGGCGAGGCAGATTATCACCAACCTGGAACTGCGCCTGAAGCAGCGGCAACTGGAAAAGGAAAAGAAGCAACTGCGCGCCACAAACGAGAAACTGGACGAGTTCGTGCATATGGTGTCGCATGACCTGAAAGAGCCCATCATGAACATTAGCAGTGTGGCGGAGTGGCTGCAGGAAGACATCGCGGCAAAAGACTACGCTGGCCTGTCCGAGAACCTGGCGCTGATACAAGAGCGGGCCGCCGCCATGTATGAACTGGTGCAGGGGCTGCTGCAATTTGCGGTGGGGCAGGTAAAGGATATGCCCAAAGAGAAAGTGAATGTACGGGCCCTGGTACAGGGGCTGCTGGACGAGCACAGCGCTTTCCCGGAAATGACCACGCACCTGTCGCCGGATTTGCCAATTTTCACCACCGAAAAGGTGCTGCTGCAGCAGGTGTTCGCCAACCTGATTTCCAATGCCTTCAAATACCACCACACCGGCCAGGGCCATATATGGGTGGATGTGGAGGAAGCGGCAAAGTACTATACTTTCTGCGTAAAAGACGACGGCCCCGGCATTCCGCCGCAGTACCACGGCAGGATATTCGATTTGTTCGAGCGCCTCCTCCACGGCTCAGAGAAAGCGCAGGGGTCCGGCATCGGCCTGGCGACCGCCAAGAAAATAGTAGAGGACAAAGGCGGCCGCATCTGGATAAAATCTGAACCCGGGGAGGGCGCCACCTTCTTCTTCACCTGGCCGAAATAGGCGATATGTGCTGGAGGCTGTTTCGTGTGCGTCTATTCTGTTTGGACAGGTGTTTCTGGCTAAATAACTTATCTCCTTGTACCTATAACGTGTCGGTATAGCCTGAGCCTACAGCCTAGTAAAGGTTAAGGCTATGCGGGGTTAGGTTAAATTTATTGATTCCTACCTAATTATAAGCTTGTTCTATAATTTTCATAGCTTCTACTTGCCCATCATGAATGGTTGGAAAGGTTCTCTTAAAGAAGTAGAAAAGAGCCAGATTAAATTGAGGCATTTCTATAAATATAAACTTATCCATTTTGTGAAAGAAATGGAAACTTTTATTTGATGTTTTGAATATAATTAGTGAATTCAGATTTAAGATTTTACTTTTTTTAGTTATTCGACTTTGCGATCTTCTTAATTCCGAAACTGCTTTGCTTGGACTGTAATTCACATCATCTCTGAGTACTAATAAAGGAAGATCAGCCAAGGAAGGAATAAATCCTTTTTCTTTGGATAACTTAAAAACTCTCTTCGAATTTAAAACTTGAAATTTAAAATCTATTATTTCAAGCCATCTAATAATATTAGACAATTCATTAGTAGAAAAGTAGTTTTGATCTGGATCGTCTTGTGAGAATAAATTACTGATGTACTTCTCCAATGATCCCAATATATCATTGTTACAATCAGAACATGCAGGAATTGTCGTTTTATTGTATGTCTGATCAAGTCCATTTATTTTCGTAGTAAAAAATCTTTTAGGACAGTTTTCAAAAGTCCAGCGAGGAATGACATGCTCTTTTGTAAGTTTATCCTTTGAGCTGCAAAACATACACAAGTCTTGTGCCTTAGGCGAGCTTAAATTTATTCTTGCAATGTAAGTTTGTTTAATGTGGTTTATAATGGTTCTGGAATTTTTTCTGGCTAAAATTCTTAAAGACTTTATCTTATTGTCTATTAACATTGCCTATGATTGATTTAGGCCTAACGATCTAAGCCAGAGGACACAGGAGGCTTGTCAAGCTTGACTTTGTCCTTTGGGTGGTATTGACCAGTATGCTTTCTGCCTTGGGAAGCGTATAACATATAGCACACTTCTCATATGTTATAATTATTCAGGCAAACTTGCCGCCCTCCTGCCTCATAGCGGCTGCTTCACCTCAAATGTCGTTACGGCGCTGCCCGCGAGGCCGGTGCCTGTCAGGCCCTGCACCACCATTATATAGGTGCCTGCCTGGTCTGACGTGTAAAAGTTGAATGCGGCCTTCCCGTCTGCCCCGGTCACGACGTCCGGCGACCAGTACAGCAGGTTACGGAAGTCGGGCAGGCGGCTTTGCAGTTGCTGTGCGGTTTCGTAGGCGGGAGCGTAGAACTCGCGCTGCCGTTGCAGCCCCTCGTACTCCATCAGCAGCACGCGCGGGTCCAGCTCGAAGCCCCCCAGGTCGCCCAGGTAGGTGGTGTAGCTGACAAGTCCGCTGTATACCTGCGGCCCGAGGAAGTACCGCCTGGTGAGCACCTCCAGTTTCCGGACCTTGCGCGGGTCGAAAGCCATGATTTGGTCTATGTCAAAAACGGGCACGCCGTCCAACAGCACCAGCGGGTTGGTATGGAAAACTGCGGAGCCCGGCGTGTTCACCACATTGAAGTGAAACTCCCCCTGCCGCAGCCGGACCTGCACGCCCGGCACATACTCCCGCATCACCTCCTCCATCACCTTAAAGCGGGTATAATCGTCGAGCAGGTAAGTTTCGTCGGCCTTGCCATAGAAAGCGGAGCTGTCAATACCGGGGTCGCGAAACATATCCAGCTTATCGGAATGATAGGCATAGGGCACCTGCACGCTGATATGCCGTTGCGTCAGCTCCTGCCGCAGGTGCGCTGCCAGGTCAAGGCTTTGAAAACGCCTCGTGCTGAACCTGTCGGAAAAAGGGCTGAAGATCTCGAAATGATACGTACTGTCCTTTTCGAAATTCGACTGCACCACGATTTCCTTTGGCCCGTAAAAATCCTTCGCCTCGAACTGAACCAGACCGCTGGCATCGCTGATGGCGTTGTAAAGGCGCACATGCTTGCCGGGGGCGGTCAAGTAGGTGGTAATCCGGGGAGCGACGGCCCCGGTAGTGGCGTCAGTTACCTTGCCCCGGATAAAGTGCCCGTCCAGCTCCGGCAGGAATTTATATATAGGCGGCTGCTCCCGGAGCACATCCTCCCACCGGAAGCGGCTCCAGCCGTGCGTCAGCATCAGGTTGTCCACGGCTTCCTCCGCCTCCGGCCCGGTTGCCGTGAAATAGTATTCGGGTTGCTCCACTGTTCCCTTCAGGTCGGAGGCCAGCCACAGGTAGGCATATATACCCGTGGCGGTTTCGGATTGCAAAGCATCCAGTTTATATATGGAGGCAGACAGGTTCGCCGGCACTGCCTGCCCGGCTGGCCCCTGCGTCAGCAGGCTGGCGCTTACCTTGTCGCGGGTGGTGTATAAGCTCTTGTCGGTTTGCGCCTGGACATGCAGCTTCTGTGTCGGTTGCTTGAAGTAGAGGCGCTCGCACACGGGCTGTTGCCGGCTGTCGAAAACAGTGAAGTGTGTGATGCCCTCTGCCAGCTTGCTTTTGTCCACCACAAACGTAGCTGTGCCTTGCTGCAGTCTCGCGCTCTCCGCTATGCCAATTATTTGCCGGGCGTGGCCCAGCAGGTATACAGGTTCCGGTTGCTGCCCCATGGCAGTTACGGTTAGTTGTAGCTGTTCCGGGTTGAGCTCCTCCAGGTGCAGGCTATATCCCTGCTCATATATACGGGGTAGTTTTTGGCGGAGCACCTGCCCGTCAGGTAGCTCAATGATGGCCGTGTAGGTGGCAGCAGCGGGCGTAAATGAGAAGTGCCCGATGCC
This window of the Pontibacter russatus genome carries:
- a CDS encoding chorismate mutase, which translates into the protein MSSNNSNLNITSDSKILYGGPLPTLISGPCSAESEEQMLQTARGLIKDHRVHIFRAGIWKPRTRPGLFEGVGKVGLEWLRTVKQETGLPTAVEVANAQHVEEALEYGVDILWVGARTTVNPFSVQEVADALQGVDIPVLVKNPVNPDIQLWLGALERLNRAGITDLGLIHRGFSTPNNKPYRNHPKWETIQQIRALAPGIPLFCDPSHIAGRRDLLDTVSQQALHLGVDGLMIESHINPDVALSDASQQVTPEGLTSLLNGLDLDHEHVAGPGQLQDLRNLIDRLDHDLINLLFLRSDVSKRIGEYKRANALDIFQAGRWKEIVVDRIKLANEIGVDEGFIRAIFDAIHQHSIGVQNEVMNAAPAPKNSEESSVEK
- a CDS encoding DUF3817 domain-containing protein → MKTPISRLRTVGIYEGISYLLLLGIAMPIKYMLGIPEVVKYVGWAHGVLFVLYMMALLQVTLVHRWSILKVAAGVLASLLPFGPFILDRKLLHDEEEKAAHRQKQAA
- a CDS encoding bile acid:sodium symporter family protein; the encoded protein is MKKEKQEAAGLPGLIPRAGALASRIGLDWFLLALIGMIVLAWLFPEVGVDREPLSLGDVANYGVSAIFFFYGLRLSPEKLKTGLSSWRLHLVVQLSTFVLFPLLILPLHTFFEGGEQELLWLGTFYLAALPSTVSSSVVMVSIAGGNIPAAIFNASISSLLGIFITPLWMGLFLTSSSGEFDLGGVMGKLVLQVLLPVVLGIVLHRYWGGFAERNKKKLRIFDQVIILLIVFTSFCESFARHMFSGYSLLDLGTLGVAMIGLFFLVFGITSGISRLLGFNRGDRITAIFCGSKKSLVHGTVMSKVLFPDANIVGIILLPIMIYHALQLLASSVIAQASARKAGLEAQGE
- a CDS encoding biosynthetic peptidoglycan transglycosylase, with amino-acid sequence MLLIVLLFAFRSSVLDYTIARVEEKVESRYPADFTVGNAAFDDWNSVILSDISLVPHGQDTLFRTDSVYAAVSVRSIFAGRIVFRKLQVDNTYLTAVKNGDETNFEFLFKKSQPAQPADTISKGRNYGALLNRVIETAFQNVPDQVDFSNLNASYVSTSRTINVEVPFLRMHDGKIASQLAVQTDSLVNNLRVFGTIDPKKYRIAGKLYAYDDMGVRIPYIKKKLDAGVTFDTVRFSLNSKQFKKEKLTMRGSAMVNNLTLNHPKLSGEEDINVRESAVDYVVTLGPDLYVIDSLTEVRVNKAEANIYAAYQEVDTTKIVDLMVKTEKVPANDFFGSLPTGLFENLEGIKAKGWLQYDMRFHVNTDSLNQLVFNSDLDASKDFEILEWGNTNIEKINGSFVHTVYEYGKPVRTFTVGPSNPFYSPISQISPYLRNAILSAEDAGFYSHNGFHEEAFRQAIIKNIEEGEFARGGSTISMQLVKNVFLSRKKTVARKVEEAIIVWLIENENLVSKNRLFEVYLNIIEWGPNVYGAKDASRFYFGKQPSELNLAEAIFLTSIIPSPKRYRSSFDSYGNLRSYKSGYYRLIGGIMRRRGLISQEEYENLTPDVQLYGRARDLIVTAQDSTVVEEDTTQFELETIDLLDF
- the purB gene encoding adenylosuccinate lyase: MNLTPLTAISPVDGRYRRHTSELAGYFSEFGLIRYRVLVEVEYFIALCELPLPQLAQVDASLFPQLRHIYEQFSEVDALIIKETEKVTNHDVKAVEYFLKDRFDALGLSDYKEFIHFGLTSQDVNNTAIPLSLLEADTRVLRPAYQHLHRMLTGLAREWKDIPMLAHTHGQPASPTRLGKEFMVFAERLEAQLGQLRQVPFSAKFGGATGNFNAHHVAYPEVNWPEFGNRFVQEVLGLRRSQYTTQIEHYDNLAAYFDGLKRLNTILLDFSRDVWQYISMGYFKQKIKEGEVGSSAMPHKVNPIDFENAEGNLGIANAVLEHLAAKLPISRLQRDLTDSTVLRSVGVPLAHILVALKSLERGIGKLELNETALQAHLEANWAVVAEGIQTVLRREGYPQPYEALKALTRNNEKMTEQSIQRFIDTLQVRDEVKAELKQISPFNYTGVDLL
- a CDS encoding sensor histidine kinase codes for the protein MSPDDTKEKERLRALEAYEILDTPAEKDFDDLTALASHICNTPISFISLLASDRQWLKSKVGLDINETPRSISFCQHLLLQEDTLEVKDTLEDERFRNSVFVTGGPHIRFYAGTSLVSSDGHKVGTLCVMDVVPKQLTEEQKGALLVLARQIITNLELRLKQRQLEKEKKQLRATNEKLDEFVHMVSHDLKEPIMNISSVAEWLQEDIAAKDYAGLSENLALIQERAAAMYELVQGLLQFAVGQVKDMPKEKVNVRALVQGLLDEHSAFPEMTTHLSPDLPIFTTEKVLLQQVFANLISNAFKYHHTGQGHIWVDVEEAAKYYTFCVKDDGPGIPPQYHGRIFDLFERLLHGSEKAQGSGIGLATAKKIVEDKGGRIWIKSEPGEGATFFFTWPK